A single region of the Brassica rapa cultivar Chiifu-401-42 chromosome A03, CAAS_Brap_v3.01, whole genome shotgun sequence genome encodes:
- the LOC103860474 gene encoding transcription factor MYB7, translating to MGRSPCCEKEHMNKGAWTKEEDERLVSYIKSHGEGCWRSLPRAAGLLRCGKSCRLRWINYLRPDLKRGNFTRDEDEVIINLHSLIGNKWSLIAARLPGRTDNEIKNYWNTHIKRKLLSKGIDPNTHRSINAGKVSDSKKTEDQVVKDVSFGSLFDKTEKSEEQKQNKKQKQNLINGLVCKEERVEHHPAVVVQEIFCPNLNLELRISPPWHNKNHDDHTREKSTTTYTASRLYVQNGMESSSDTAKCQTEDSSSISHSSLDISSISSVGYDFLGLNTRFMDFRSLEMN from the exons ATGGGAAGATCTCCCTGCTGCGAGAAAGAACACATGAACAAAGGTGCTTGGACTAAAGAAGAAGACGAGAGACTCGTCTCTTACATCAAATCCCACGGCGAAGGCTGCTGGCGATCTCTCCCTAGAGCCGCCGGTCTCCTCCGTTGCGGCAAGAGCTGCCGTCTCCGGTGGATTAACTATCTCCGGCCTGATCTCAAAAGAGGAAACTTCACCCGCGACGAAGATGAAGTTATCATCAATCTTCATAGCCTCATTGGCAACAA GTGGTCTTTAATTGCGGCGAGATTGCCTGGAAGAACAGATAACGAGATAAAGAATTACTGGAACACGCATATAAAGAGGAAGCTTTTGAGTAAAGGGATTGATCCCAACACTCACAGATCGATCAACGCAGGGAAAGTTTCTGATTCGAAGAAAACAGAGGACCAAGTTGTAAAAGATGTTTCTTTTGGGTCTCTGTTTGATAAAACAGAAAAGTCCGAGGAGCAGaagcaaaataaaaaacaaaagcaGAATCTAATCAATGGGTTAGTTTGCAAAGAAGAGAGGGTTGAGCATCACCCAGCTGTTGTTGTTCAAGAAATTTTTTGCCCAAATTTGAATCTCGAGCTTAGGATCAGTCCACCATGGCACAACAAGAATCATGATGATCATACAAGAGAGAAATCTACTACTACCTACACTGCATCCCGTCTTTACGTGCAAAACGGCATGGAGTCTAGTAGTGATACTGCAAAATGTCAAACAGAGGATAGCAGTAGCATTAGCCATTCTTCACTTGACATTAGTAGTATTAGCAGCGTTGGTTATGACTTCTTGGGTTTGAATACGAGGTTTATGGATTTTCGGAGCTTGGAAATgaactaa
- the LOC103860476 gene encoding L-ascorbate peroxidase 3, giving the protein MAALIVDAEYLKEIDKARRELRALIAKKNCAPIMLRLAWHDAGTYDAESKTGGPNGSIRNEAEYSHGANSGLKIALDLCEDVKTKHPKISYADLYQLAGVVAVEVTGGPDISFVPGRKDSNACTDEGRLPDANQGSKHLKDVFHRMGLSDKDIVALSGAHTLGMAHPERSGFDGQWTQDPLKFDNSYFVELLKEDESDGLLKLSTDKSLLEVPEFRQYVELYAKDEDAFFRDYAESHKKLSELGFTPTSTVTMAITDCTALAHTAVGVAVAAAVVAFSYFYEIRRKMK; this is encoded by the exons ATGGCGGCACTCATCGTTGACGCCGAGTACCTTAAGGAAATCGACAAGGCTCGCCGTGAACTCCGTGCTCTCATCGCCAAGAAGAACTGCGCTCCGATCATGCTCCGTTTGGC GTGGCATGATGCTGGAACCTATGATGCTGAATCCAAGACCGGTGGACCTAATGGCTCCATTAGGAACGAAGCAGAGTACAGTCATGGTGCCAACAGCGGTTTGAAGATAGCGCTTGATCTCTGTG AGGACGTGAAAACGAAGCATCCCAAGATCAGTTATGCGGACCTGTACCAG CTTGCTGGTGTGGTAGCAGTTGAAGTGACTGGTGGACCTGACATCAGTTTTGTTCCTGGCAGAAAA GATTCAAATGCATGCACGGACGAAGGACGACTTCCTGATGCTAATCAAG GTTCCAAACATCTGAAAGATGTCTTCCACCGGATGGGACTGTCTGACAAAGATATTGTGGCACTGTCAGGGGCACATACTCTG GGAATGGCTCATCCAGAGAGATCAGGTTTTGACGGACAATGGACTCAAGATCCTCTCAAGTTTGATAACTCATACTTTGT GGAATTGCTAAAAGAAGATGAATCAGATGGCTTGCTGAAACTTTCAACGGACAAGTCTTTGTTGGAAGTTCCGGAGTTCCGTCAATATGTTGAGCTTTACGCAAAG GACGAAGATGCATTCTTCAGAGACTATGCAGAGTCACACAAGAAACTTTCAGAACTTGGATTCACACCAACGTCTACAGTCACTATGGCGATAACAGACTGCACCGCACTGGCACATACTGCAGTCGGAGTCGCGGTGGCTGCTGCTGTTGTGGCCTTTAGCTACTTCTATGAAATTCGCAGAAAGATGAAGTAG
- the LOC103860477 gene encoding beta-galactosidase 13: MRIHSSNHPWLLLAILVVLLCFPGALSSKDEEKATSKNTKKEVTYDGTSLIINGKRELLYSGSIHYPRSTPDMWPKIIKRAKQGGLNTIQTYVFWNFHELEQGKFNFSGRADLVKFIKLIEKNGMYVTLRLGPFIQAEWTHGGLPYWLREIPGIFFRTDNKPFKEHTERYVRVILDMMKEEKLFAPQGGPIILGQIENEYSAVQRAYKNDGSNYIKWASKLVHSMNLGIPWVMCKQNDAPDPMINACNGRHCGDTFPGPNREHKPSLWTENWTTQFRVYGDPPVQRSVEDIAFSVARFFSKNGSHVNYYMYHGGTNFGRTSAHYVTTRYYDDAPLDEYGLEKEPKYGHLKHLHNALNLCKKALLWGQSRTEKPGKDTEIRYYEQPGTKVCAAFLANNNTESAEIIKFRGKDYVIPPRSISILPDCKTVVYSTGEIVSHHTARNFMKSKKANKKFDFKVFTETVPQELKGDSYVPVELYGLAKDESDYGWYTTNFKIDDSDLKKKGGKPTVRVASLGHALHAWLNGEYLGNGHGSHDEKSFVFQKPIALKEGDNHLTMLGVLTGFPDSGSYLEHRFTGPRSVSISGLSSGPMDLTEKSKWGNKVGMEGEKLDIHTEKGLKKVKWEKFSGKAPGLTWYQTYFDAPESLSPAAIRMNGMGKGLIWVNGEGVGRYWMSFLSPLGKSTQIEYHIPRSFLKPKKNLLVIFEEEPNVNPELIDFVIVNRDTVCSYIGEDYTPSVRHWARKNDNVQAITDDVQLTANLKCSGTKKISAVEFASFGNPTGSCGNFTRGSCHAPVTKQVVEKYCLGKAECVIPVNKSTFQEDKKDSCPKVVKTLAVQVKCGRPKKN, encoded by the exons ATGAGAATACATTCTTCTAATCATCCATGGCTTTTACTAGCCATTCTCGTTGTTCTCCTCTGCTTCCCTGGAGCTCTCTCAAGCAAGGACGAGGAGAAGGCAACCTCGAAGAACACGAAGAAAGAAGTAACTTATGATGGAACGTCTTTGATCATCAATGGAAAAAGAGAATTGCTTTACTCTGGCTCCATACATTACCCTCGTAGCACTCCTGAT ATGTGGCCCAAGATTATTAAGAGAGCAAAACAAGGTGGTTTGAACACGATTCAAACATATGTTTTTTGGAATTTTCATGAGCTTGAACAGGGGAAG TTCAATTTTTCGGGTAGAGCCGATTTGGTGAAGTTTATAAAACTGATTGAGAAGAATGGTATGTACGTAACCTTGAGGCTTGGACCATTCATTCAGGCTGAATGGACTCATGG GGGACTTCCTTACTGGCTTAGAGAAATTCCCGGGATCTTCTTCCGTACAGACAATAAACCATTCAag GAACATACAGAGAGGTATGTTAGGGTGATACTTGATATGATGAAGGAGGAGAAGCTTTTTGCTCCACAAGGAGGACCCATCATATTAGGACAG ATAGAGAATGAGTATAGTGCTGTTCAACGTGCATATAAAAACGATGGATCAAACTACATTAAGTGGGCATCTAAATTGGTACATTCTATGAATTTGGGGATCCCATGGGTTATGTGTAAGCAAAATGATGCTCCTGATCCTATG atcAACGCCTGTAATGGAAGACATTGTGGTGATACATTCCCTGGTCCCAACAGAGAGCACAAGCCATCTTTATGGACAGAGAATTGGACTACTCA GTTCCGCGTTTATGGCGATCCTCCGGTGCAACGATCTGTAGAAGATATAGCCTTTTCTGTAGCCCGGTTCTTTTCCAAGAATGGAAGCCATGTTAACTACTACATG tatCATGGAGGTACTAACTTTGGAAGAACCTCTGCTCATTATGTAACCACTCGTTACTATGATGATGCACCTCTTGATGAATacg GATTGGAAAAGGAGCCTAAGTACGGTCATCTAAAACATCTTCACAACGCACTTAACTTGTGCAAGAAGGCACTTCTCTGGGGCCAATCTCGAACTGAGAAGCCTGGCAAAGACACAGAG ATAAGATACTACGAGCAGCCTGGAACTAAAGTTTGTGCAGCGTTTCTAGCTAACAATAACACAGAATCTGCAGAAATAATCAAATTCAGGGGCAAGGATTACGTTATACCGCCTCGTTCCATCAGTATTCTCCCTGACTGCAAAACTGTTGTGTATAGCACCGGAGAG ATTGTCTCTCATCACACTGCAAGGAACTTTATGAAGTCAAAGAAGGCaaataagaagtttgatttCAAAGTGTTCACCGAGACCGTTCCACAGGAGCTTAAAGGTGATTCTTATGTCCCCGTTGAGCTCTATGGCTTGGCCAAAGACGAGTCTGATTACGGATGGTACACAACAAA CTTCAAGATAGATGATAGTGACCTTAAGAAGAAGGGAGGCAAGCCTACTGTGAGGGTTGCTAGTCTTGGCCACGCGTTGCATGCCTGGCTCAATGGAGAATACCTTG gAAACGGACATGGTAGCCATGATGAGAAGAGTTTCGTCTTTCAGAAGCCGATTGCACTAAAAGAAGGAGATAACCACCTCACCATGCTAGGGGTTTTAACAGGATTTCCA GACAGTGGGTCTTATCTGGAGCATAGATTCACAGGTCCACGTAGTGTTTCCATCTCAGGGTTGAGCTCTGGACCAATGGATCTTACTGAGAAAAGCAAATGGGGAAACAAG GTGGGTATGGAAGGCGAAAAGCTCGATATTCACACCGAGAAAGGACTGAAGAAGGTTAAGTGGGAGAAATTCTCAGGAAAAGCACCAGGACTTACATGGTACCAG ACATACTTTGATGCGCCAGAAAGCCTAAGCCCTGCAGCAATAAGGATGAATGGAATGGGAAAGGGTTTGATTTGGGTTAACGGAGAAGGTGTTGGTCGATATTGGATGTCGTTTTTATCTCCTTTAGGCAAGTCAACACAAATCGAGTATCATATCCCTAGGTCTTTCTTGAAGCCCAAGAAAAATCTTCTGGTTATATTCGAGGAAGAACCAAATGTGAATCCAGAGCTTATCGATTTTGTCATCGTCAATAGAGACACCGTGTGTTCTTACATTGGAGAAGACTACACTCCTAGTGTCCGACACTGGGCTAGGAAGAATGACAATGTCCAGGCCATCACTGATGATGTGCAGCTCACGGCTAATCTCAAATGTTCCGGCACTAAGAAGATCTCCGCGGTGGAATTTGCTAGCTTTGGAAACCCTACTGGGAGTTGCGGAAACTTCACCCGTGGATCTTGCCATGCTCCTGTCACTAAACAAGTCGTCGAGAAG TATTGTTTGGGTAAAGCAGAATGTGTGATTCCGGTTAACAAGAGCACCTTCCAGGAAGATAAAAAGGATTCATGTCCCAAAGTTGTGAAGACGCTTGCTGTGCAAGTCAAGTGTGGCCGTCCAAAGAAGAACTAa